The Brachionichthys hirsutus isolate HB-005 chromosome 11, CSIRO-AGI_Bhir_v1, whole genome shotgun sequence genome includes a window with the following:
- the rhoub gene encoding ras homolog family member Ub has protein sequence MDYARTIAPPVPPHNPPPARPGQAQERLLKCILLGDGAVGKTSLVVSYTTNGYPTKYVPTAFDDFSAVVQVDGNPVRLQLCDTAGQDEFDKLRHFCYTRADALLLCFSVVSPASFQNVWEKWVPEIRRRCPLTPILLVGTQCDLRQDVKVLIELARRRERPVLEEDARALSEKMGAVTYVECSALTQKNLKEVFDVAISVGLRHSDRRARRERKVRSTADKMKMLSKSWWKKYVCVQ, from the exons ATGGATTACGCACGGACCATAGCCCCCCCGGTGCCTCCGCACAACCCCCCGCCCGCGCGTCCGGGCCAGGCGCAGGAGCGCCTGCTCAAGTGTATCCTGCTCGGGGACGGAGCGGTTGGTAAAACCAGCTTGGTGGTCAGCTACACGACGAACGGCTACCCGACGAAATACGTCCCGACTGCGTTCGATGACTTCTCCG CTGTGGTTCAGGTGGATGGAAACCCGGTGAGACTACAGTTATGTGACACTGCGGGGCAG GATGAGTTTGACAAGCTCCGCCACTTCTGTTACACCCGGGCCGATGCCCTGTTGCTCTGCTTCAGCGTGGTCAGCCCCGCCTCCTTTCAAAACGTCTGGGAGAAGTGGGTTCCCGAGATCCGCCGCCGCTGCCCTCTCACCCCCATCCTGCTCGTCGGCACGCAGTGCGACCTGAGGCAGGACGTCAAAGTGCTGATCGAGCTCGCCAGGCGGCGAGAGAGGCCGGTGCTGGAGGAAGACGCCAGGGCGCTGTCGGAAAAGATGGGGGCGGTCACGTACGTGGAGTGCTCGGCGCTGACGCAGAAGAATCTGAAGGAGGTCTTTGACGTGGCCATCTCCGTCGGGCTGCGGCACTCTGacaggagagcgaggagggagaggaaggtccGCAGTACAGCTGATAAAATGAAGATGCTCTCCAAGTCCTGGTGGAAGAAATACGTGTGTGTACAgtag
- the rtn2a gene encoding reticulon-2a — MASKAMDLIYWKDTERTGLVLTGLVVGLLSLFQLSIITVASTVSLGVMCFTISVRIYYQVLYILSWGDGEHPFKSYLEMDITFGGDEADHFMQKAIVMTLSAVDALKNLFFVRNLFDSLKLLTLLYLVTYLGGLCNGLTLLIIGIIALFSLPLFYRQRQEQVDSYISRIQACLDNIKDFVHRLAQGGGPPVDPTPGGAKPKIQ; from the exons ATGGCCAGTAAAG CGATGGACCTGATCTACTGGAAGGACACGGAGCGAACAGGCTTGGTGTTAACCGGGCTGGTGGTGGGCCTGCTGTCCCTGTTCCAGCTCAGCATCATCACGGTGGCGTCCACAGTCTCCTTGGGTGTTATGTGCTTTACCATCTCAGTGCGCATCTACTACCAAGTCCTCTACATCCTCAGCTGGGGCGATGGAGAACACCCCTTCAA GTCGTATTTGGAGATGGACATCACTTTCGGCGGGGATGAAGCCGATCACTTCATGCAGAAAGCAATCGTCATGACTCTGTCTGCTGTGGACGCTCTGAAGAACCTCTTTTTCGTTCGAAACCTCTTTGACTCTCTTAAG cTCCTCACGCTGCTCTACCTGGTGACGTACCTGGGGGGCCTGTGCAATGGTCTAACTCTGCTCATCATCG GTATAATCGCTCTCTTCTCTCTGCCACTTTTCTACAGGCAGCGCCAG GAGCAGGTGGACAGCTATATCTCAAGAATCCAGGCTTGCCTTGACAACATCAAGGACTT CGTCCACAGACTGGCCCAAGGTGGTGGCCCCCCTGTTGACCCAACTCCCGGTGGTGCCAAACCAAAAATCCAGTAA
- the ppm1na gene encoding protein phosphatase, Mg2+/Mn2+ dependent, 1Na (putative), translated as MRTSRRASNVEVPSFLRHLVKETEKVVTFFFKGGTREPGPEEEDYSDEDDSGPSPYLERPILEKHVSEGSSQSGINYAVANMQGWRAQMEDAHACMPQLGGELSGWEYFAVFDGHAGTTVAQFCSRHLLDHILATGTVKANEDPDQVKEGIRQGFLDIDSHMHKLAHQGDWDRSGSTAAAVLISPRYIYFINCGDSRTLLGRNNQVVFYTEDHKPFNPREKERIQNAGGSVTLQRVNGSLAVSRALGDFDFKEVDWRPQTEQLVSPEPEVYEMERTPEDEFLILACDGVWDAIGNEALRAFVRSRLQVCNDLRDICTQVIDLCLYKGSLDNISVIIICFPGAPQVSAGALQQEAELEQQIDLKVEEIIQTMKARDEDPDLLYVMKFLAAEELAGLPPGGGMTSKRDCIISSYQKHTATLRSNEPMDNKGSEEDSN; from the exons ATGAGGACATCCAGGCGGGCCAGCAATGTGGAGGTGCCCTCTTTCCTCCGCCACTTGGTCAAAGAGACTGAGAAGGTGGTCACCTTCTTCTTCAAGGGGGGAACCAGGGAACCAgggccagaggaggaggactaTTCGGATGAGGACGACTCAGGGCCGAGCCCGTATCTGGAGCGCCCCATCTTGGAGAAGCACGTTTCGGAGGGGAGCTCTCAATCGGGAATAAACTACGCCGTGGCAAACATGCAGGGGTGGAGGGCTCAAATGGAGGATGCCCACGCCTGCATGCCCCAGCTGGGAGGAGAGCTGTCAGGCTGGGAATACTTTGCTGTGTTTGATGGACATGCAGGAACCACAGTGGCTCAATTCTGCTCCAGACATCTGCTGGATCACATCCTGGCAACGGGTAC GGTCAAAGCGAACGAGGACCCCGATCAGGTGAAGGAAGGGATCCGTCAAGGCTTCCTGGATATCGATAGCCACATGCACAAACTGGCTCACCAAGGCGACTGGGACCGCAGTGGCTCCACTGCGGCCGCCGTCTTGATTTCACCGCGATACATCTACTTTATCAACTGTGGAGACTCCCGCACTCTGCTTGGCCGCAACAACCAGGTCGTCTTCTACACGGAGGACCACAAGCCGTTCAACCCCAGGGAGAAGGAGCGCATTCAGAACGCCGGAGGCTCGGTGACCCTGCAGAGGGTCAACGGCTCGCTGGCCGTCTCCAGAGCTCTGGGGGACTTCGACTTCAAGGAGGTGGACTGGAGGCCGCAGACAGAGCAGCTGGTGTCTCCGGAGCCAGAGGTGTACGAGATGGAGAGGACGCCCGAAGATGAGTTCCTCATTCTGGCTTGTGACGGTGTCTGGGACGCCATCGGTAACGAGGCGCTGCGGGCCTTCGTGCGCAGCCGTCTGCAGGTCTGCAATGACCTGAGAGATATTTGCACCCAAGTCATTGACCTCTGTCTTTACAAG GGCAGCTTGGATAACATCagcgtcatcatcatctgctTCCCCGGGGCCCCCCAGGTTTCGGCAggagctctgcagcaggaggctgagctggagcagcagatcGACCTAAAAGTAgaag AAATCATTCAGACGATGAAGGCCAGAGATGAAGACCCAGACCTTTTGTATGTTATGAAATTCCTGGCTGCAGAGGAATTGGCTGGGCTTCCACCAGGTGGGGGCATGACCAGCAA gcgAGACTGCATCATTTCTTCATACCAGAAACACACGGCGACGCTCAGATCCAACGAGCCAATG GACAACAAAGGTTCTGAAGAAGACTCAAActga
- the ptgir gene encoding prostacyclin receptor yields the protein MPLPGASCANSTCNDTLAVNGQGSPATSIVMFLAGVTGNLLALLILGAHQRGRRSRSSVFCILVTGLALTDLLGTCLLSPSVFVCYARNLSLIGLGGERLCELFGFAMSFFGLAPTLILCAMAVERCLAISHPYFYSVHIRGNFAKLTLFSIYLFSLVFCVLPYAGYGRFRQYCPGTWCFIDMDATGDERADLVLAFSLSYSCVMALVILAVFACNGSVIVSLCKMHRSQITRRGSVVSTGRKRKGNLAWLKQGEEEVDHLVLLALITIIFAVCSLPLTIAGFINAIRPFCGDSENLTAFRFYALNPIVDPWVFIICRKSVFRHLFSLLSCSFGRGAVKTTAHCALTMPLDIQRSPPNSALQQTTMISNLPL from the exons ATGCCTCTACCAGGTGCGTCGTGCGCCAACTCCACCTGCAACGACACCCTGGCCGTCAACGGGCAAGGCAGCCCGGCGACCAGCATCGTCATGTTTCTGGCCGGCGTGACGGGCAACCTTCTGGCTCTGTTGATCCTCGGGGCGCACCAGCGGGGGCGCCGGTCCCGCTCCTCGGTCTTCTGCATCCTGGTGACCGGCTTGGCCCTGACCGACCTGCTGGGCACCTGCCTCCTCAGCCCGTCCGTGTTCGTGTGTTACGCGCGCAACCTGTCCCTGATCGGGCTGGGGGGCGAGCGCCTGTGCGAGCTGTTCGGCTTCGCCATGAGTTTCTTCGGCCTGGCGCCGACGCTCATCCTGTGCGCCATGGCCGTGGAGCGCTGCCTCGCCATCAGCCACCCGTATTTCTACTCCGTGCACATCCGTGGCAACTTCGCCAAGTTGACTCTCTTTTCCATTTACCTGTTCTCCCTGGTGTTCTGCGTCCTGCCCTACGCCGGCTACGGCAGGTTCCGGCAGTACTGCCCCGGGACGTGGTGCTTCATCGACATGGACGCGACGGGAGACGAGCGCGCCGACCTGGTGCTGGCCTTCTCGCTGTCATACTCGTGCGTCATGGCCCTGGTGATCCTGGCGGTGTTCGCGTGCAACGGCTCGGTCATCGTCAGCCTGTGCAAGATGCACCGGAGCCAGATAACGCGCCGCGGCTCGGTGGTGTCgacggggaggaagaggaaggggaaccTGGCCTGGTTGAagcagggagaagaggaggtggacCACCTGGTGCTGCTGGCgctcatcaccatcatcttcgCGGTTTGCTCTCTGCCTCTCACG ATTGCAGGCTTCATCAACGCCATTCGCCCGTTTTGCGGGGACAGCGAGAACCTGACTGCGTTCCGTTTCTACGCACTCAACCCCATCGTGGATCCCTGGGTTTTCATCATTTGCCGCAAGTCTGTGTTCCGCCACCTCTTCTCCCTGTTGAGCTGCAGCTTCGGCAGAGGAGCCGTGAAGACGACGGCCCACTGCGCTTTGACCATGCCCCTCGACATACAGCGCAGCCCTCCAAACTCAGCGCTTCAACAGACCACCATGATCTCCAACTTGCCTCTGTGA